A stretch of DNA from Variovorax paradoxus:
GCGCAGATCGTCGGCATCAGCCTGGCGACCAACTGGCTCGGCTACGGCCTGCTGGCCGGCGGCCTGTTCGCGGCGGGCGCCATCGCGCCGCCGCGCGAGGCGCACCTGGGCGTCGACGCCTTTCGCGCGCTCGGCGTGCTGATGGTGCTGCTGGCCGTCGCCTACGTGGTGGCCTGTGTCTTCCTGCACGGCCGCCACTGGCAGGTGAAGGGACGGCGGCTCGAGCTGCCGTCGGCGCAGCTGGCGCTGGTGCAGCTCGCGCTCTCCAGCGTCAACTGGGCCGTGATGGGCGGCGCCATGTACCTGCTGCTCGGCCAGAAGGTGCCGTACGCGACCGTGCTGGGCGTGCTGCTGGCGGCGTCGATCGTCGGTGTGGTGACGCCGATCCCGGCCGGCCTCGGCGTGCTCGAGGCCGTCTACCTGGCGCTGCTCTCGGGCACCGTGCGCCAGGGCACGCTCATGGGCGCCGTGCTGGCGTACCGCGCGCTCTATTACCTGCTGCCGCTGGCCGGCGGCATCGTGCTGTACCTGCTGTTGGAGCGCTATGCGGCCCGCCATCCCGTGGCGGGCGAGGGCGAACAGAAAGGCTGACGACCGCGCGGTCCCGACGCAGAACTCAGGCCTCTGGCGGCGCGTCTTCTGCGGGCGGCCGCTCGGGCGGCAACCGCCCCAGGCGCGAAGAGGTCGCGCGCTCGGTGCGGATTTTTCGCAGCGTGTTGGTCAACGCCTGCGGGCTCGTGTTGAGCTGGCGTGCCGCCTTGGCCGGCCGCATGCCTTCGACCAGCACG
This window harbors:
- a CDS encoding lysylphosphatidylglycerol synthase domain-containing protein, which gives rise to MNRHATTIASGPAAGAGKPPLWHRCRRWALPVLGLVVLGLLLSHAHKVDWAGAWEALQRYPATLLLGVLGVATLSHALYGCFDLIGRRHTRHRLPRWRSWAIAVVSYAFNLNLGSLVGGIALRARLYARAGLDEATVAQIVGISLATNWLGYGLLAGGLFAAGAIAPPREAHLGVDAFRALGVLMVLLAVAYVVACVFLHGRHWQVKGRRLELPSAQLALVQLALSSVNWAVMGGAMYLLLGQKVPYATVLGVLLAASIVGVVTPIPAGLGVLEAVYLALLSGTVRQGTLMGAVLAYRALYYLLPLAGGIVLYLLLERYAARHPVAGEGEQKG